A window of Bacteroidales bacterium genomic DNA:
ACTTTTTTCAGGTTTGAAGACCTGAGGATTTACCACAAAGCACTTGAATACATGTCATGGGTGCATACAACCACGCTTTTATTTCCTGACACGTGCCAGGATAATATAGGGGCAAGGTTTAACGAGGCAGCCAGGGCAATTGCCTTGCATATTGCAGAGGGATCTGCGCGAAATAAAAGCCAGTTCATTTATTACCTGAAGATGGCTAAGAGTTCAGTCAGGGAATCCCTTGTACTTACTTCAGCTGTAAAAAAATTCGGTTACGTGACCGATAAACAGGAAGATGAATCAAGGAACTTCCTGATGGAATTGACTAAAATGATCGGTGCTCTGATATCTTCATTACAAAGGGGCCCCACAGGCGTCCGTGATTCGGATGACACTGACGAGGATCTGGATGTCCCGCACCATTCGTTTGACTCTGAA
This region includes:
- a CDS encoding four helix bundle protein, whose translation is MDAASNERNLTFFRFEDLRIYHKALEYMSWVHTTTLLFPDTCQDNIGARFNEAARAIALHIAEGSARNKSQFIYYLKMAKSSVRESLVLTSAVKKFGYVTDKQEDESRNFLMELTKMIGALISSLQRGPTGVRDSDDTDEDLDVPHHSFDSEHY